From the genome of Scytonema hofmannii PCC 7110, one region includes:
- a CDS encoding isochorismatase family protein, whose translation MTYEMLDDNNACALLIDHQAGLMLFAGDIDPVHLRNNSIALAKVLKLHNIPVVLTAAAMGPAGPLGPIIPEIRELFPDVQPIYRTKINSWHDERIRGAIEATGRKKVIAAGITADFCIGIPAKSMASEGYDVRLVIDASGNYSNIVLHSSIANLTQHGVKVTNWLSVACELQQDWAIEHTAKGLLAIYQQHLPQWGMLEMTQSSWKSTQNQQPSAAN comes from the coding sequence ATGACTTATGAGATGTTGGACGACAATAATGCCTGTGCTTTGCTCATCGACCACCAGGCAGGGCTAATGCTCTTTGCAGGGGACATCGATCCTGTTCATTTACGCAATAACTCAATCGCTCTTGCTAAGGTACTCAAGCTACACAACATTCCCGTTGTTCTTACAGCAGCAGCAATGGGTCCGGCTGGTCCCTTAGGTCCAATTATTCCAGAAATTCGAGAACTGTTCCCAGATGTGCAACCCATTTACCGCACTAAAATTAATTCCTGGCATGATGAACGGATTCGGGGAGCGATCGAAGCCACAGGTCGTAAGAAGGTGATAGCGGCTGGTATTACTGCAGATTTTTGTATTGGCATCCCAGCTAAGTCGATGGCAAGTGAGGGTTACGATGTGCGTTTGGTTATTGATGCATCAGGTAACTATTCCAACATCGTTTTGCACTCTTCGATCGCCAACTTAACACAGCATGGTGTCAAGGTGACGAACTGGCTGAGTGTTGCCTGTGAATTGCAACAAGATTGGGCAATTGAACACACAGCAAAGGGATTACTAGCAATCTATCAACAACACCTACCTCAGTGGGGTATGTTAGAAATGACTCAATCTAGTTGGAAATCAACGCAAAATCAGCAACCTAGCGCAGCCAACTGA
- a CDS encoding helix-turn-helix domain-containing protein, translated as MSKDELLAIDSTVENSLSKILPHQAILSSYGKGWNEINIEHHSQPTHETPEHFHTQHILVVITQCNQLKVERKVDGKFHCSHMTCGEAFLLPAQVHHRVWIYGEAEYAFLSLKPELMTRIAEESTSRECIELVPQHQISDSLIHSLGLALLSELASNEMRNRLYIESAANLLAVHLLQRYSTQKPTTWKHNKGLPKTKLQQIIEYINEHLTDDLSLQAMANQIGMSKYHFSRLFKQSTGQTPWQYVSQRRLEIAKQLLAKQELSIAEISDRLGFTNQQQLTTFFRKHMGIAPFVYRQSL; from the coding sequence ATGTCAAAAGATGAACTTTTAGCTATTGATTCAACCGTTGAAAATTCACTTTCAAAAATTCTTCCTCATCAAGCCATCCTTTCTAGTTATGGGAAAGGGTGGAATGAAATTAATATTGAGCATCATTCCCAGCCGACTCACGAAACTCCCGAACACTTTCATACACAGCATATTTTGGTAGTTATAACTCAGTGCAACCAACTGAAAGTAGAACGGAAGGTAGACGGCAAATTTCATTGTTCCCATATGACCTGTGGTGAAGCTTTTTTGCTTCCGGCTCAAGTTCATCATAGGGTGTGGATATATGGAGAAGCTGAGTATGCTTTTCTCTCCCTCAAACCTGAACTGATGACTCGTATTGCTGAAGAATCAACTAGTAGAGAATGTATTGAACTTGTACCTCAACATCAAATATCCGACTCTCTAATTCACAGCCTTGGGCTGGCGTTATTGTCAGAACTTGCTTCTAATGAAATGCGTAATCGCCTTTACATTGAGTCGGCAGCCAACTTGCTAGCAGTTCATCTACTACAACGATATTCAACTCAAAAACCAACGACTTGGAAACACAACAAGGGGCTTCCCAAAACTAAATTACAACAAATTATTGAATACATTAACGAACACTTGACAGACGATCTCTCGTTGCAGGCAATGGCAAACCAAATTGGAATGAGCAAGTATCACTTCTCCCGGCTATTCAAGCAATCTACTGGGCAGACACCCTGGCAATACGTCTCTCAGCGTCGCCTTGAAATAGCAAAGCAATTACTTGCAAAGCAGGAGTTATCCATCGCCGAGATTAGCGATCGCTTGGGCTTTACCAATCAACAACAATTGACAACATTCTTTCGCAAACATATGGGCATAGCACCCTTTGTCTATCGACAATCACTCTAA
- a CDS encoding type II toxin-antitoxin system VapC family toxin has protein sequence MNFVLDCSIAMAWGIEDEATEFTDSLLEELAGGSAKVPSIWFLEVANVLAISERRGRSNQAQISQFLGLLGSLPITVDTKTEEKAFTDILNLARTHKLTSYDAAYLELALREGLPLATLDEGLKQVASKLGVTTL, from the coding sequence ATGAACTTTGTTCTTGACTGCTCAATAGCAATGGCGTGGGGAATTGAGGATGAAGCAACAGAATTTACTGACTCATTACTAGAGGAACTTGCAGGAGGAAGTGCAAAAGTACCCTCCATCTGGTTTCTTGAGGTTGCAAACGTTCTTGCAATAAGTGAACGAAGGGGGCGAAGCAATCAAGCACAGATTTCTCAATTTCTCGGACTCTTAGGTAGCCTTCCCATTACCGTTGATACAAAAACTGAAGAGAAAGCATTTACTGACATCCTTAATCTTGCGCGAACTCATAAACTGACCTCCTACGATGCAGCATATTTAGAACTTGCGCTCCGTGAAGGATTACCTCTTGCAACACTTGATGAAGGACTGAAACAAGTTGCGTCCAAACTTGGTGTAACCACGCTGTGA
- a CDS encoding IS200/IS605 family accessory protein TnpB-related protein translates to MSRKENGIWYVNAIIDQPVGEVITSRENGVLGIDFNPSSIDWSIVDPHGNLKRHGSLQVNIQDKSTHQTQDILGKAIVQIVNEAKVNQVPIAIEDLDFTQKKAALKERSPKSARMLSNFAYSKFTQMIETRCIRQGLSLIKVNAAYTSIIGVTKYMAMYGLNSGCSAAIVIARRGQGRTEKLPKQNAIYFKKPEDCLKSNVWSRVGRKINICGGFNRHKFYFPSHKQVPTNCRMHGKLRQTPRPKWRRNTVQVLRTPHIKLKTSAVGSPPYLTTYG, encoded by the coding sequence TTGTCCAGAAAAGAGAATGGAATCTGGTATGTTAATGCAATCATTGACCAGCCCGTTGGGGAAGTTATCACATCTAGGGAAAATGGTGTTTTAGGAATAGACTTTAATCCCAGTAGTATTGACTGGTCAATTGTTGATCCCCACGGAAATTTGAAACGACATGGTTCTCTTCAAGTTAATATTCAGGATAAATCAACTCACCAAACACAGGATATTTTAGGCAAAGCTATTGTACAAATTGTCAATGAAGCAAAAGTTAATCAAGTGCCAATAGCAATAGAAGATTTAGATTTTACGCAAAAAAAAGCAGCCCTTAAAGAACGCTCTCCAAAATCTGCAAGAATGCTGTCTAATTTTGCTTATTCCAAATTTACCCAGATGATTGAAACACGCTGCATCAGGCAAGGTCTTAGCTTAATTAAAGTTAACGCTGCTTATACCTCAATCATCGGAGTCACGAAATACATGGCTATGTATGGGCTAAACTCTGGTTGTTCTGCTGCCATAGTCATAGCGCGTCGTGGTCAAGGTAGAACTGAAAAGCTTCCCAAACAAAATGCAATTTACTTTAAAAAGCCAGAGGACTGCTTAAAGTCGAATGTATGGAGTCGGGTTGGCAGAAAAATAAATATTTGTGGTGGTTTTAATCGTCATAAATTTTATTTTCCTAGTCACAAACAGGTTCCGACTAACTGTCGGATGCATGGCAAGCTACGGCAAACACCTCGACCAAAATGGCGAAGGAATACTGTGCAAGTGCTACGCACTCCTCATATTAAATTAAAAACTAGCGCTGTTGGTTCACCTCCCTACTTAACGACTTATGGATAA
- a CDS encoding tetratricopeptide repeat protein: protein MCCSLCRVALPQDWAATQNNLAGAYWDRILGDKAQNLEMAIASHSTALEVTTRDAFPQQWAMTQNNLGNAHRNRILGDKSQNIEMAIASYTNALSVYTRDAFPQNHALTLSNLGLEKNNLRIRQKLKQI, encoded by the coding sequence ATGTGCTGCTCGTTATGCCGAGTCGCTTTGCCCCAAGATTGGGCGGCGACGCAAAATAATCTGGCGGGTGCTTACTGGGACAGAATATTGGGCGACAAAGCACAGAATTTAGAAATGGCGATCGCATCTCACTCTACTGCTTTGGAAGTAACAACCCGCGACGCCTTTCCCCAACAATGGGCGATGACGCAAAATAATCTGGGGAATGCTCACCGTAACAGAATATTGGGGGACAAATCACAGAATATAGAAATGGCGATCGCATCTTACACGAATGCTTTGTCAGTTTACACCCGCGACGCCTTCCCGCAAAACCACGCTCTGACATTATCCAACCTGGGTCTTGAAAAGAATAATCTACGCATCAGACAGAAACTGAAACAAATTTAG
- a CDS encoding nucleotidyl transferase AbiEii/AbiGii toxin family protein yields the protein MTFRLDHHNKILAILESLDCEILRKGSAYFGGGTLLALDFEEYRWSNDVDFIASVGTEGYKYLRTVVFDDGHEALFRDLSKIQIGRSTTDQYGIRMTVCVDDVFIKIEIIAESRFQLDPPRYPKWSPVPCLSLNDCFTSKLLANSDRYMDDGVESRDLIDLAVLRLQSPIPQPSIDKAEEAYEVIRPLKKALERFQQRPDYRQTCFEGLQVDESQIPKIIDGVDLLSMDLGLSQTQRVFREQHDIFTDLEKQEDS from the coding sequence ATGACCTTTAGATTAGACCACCATAATAAAATTCTTGCAATTCTTGAATCTTTAGATTGTGAGATACTTAGGAAGGGTTCTGCTTACTTTGGTGGTGGAACCCTTCTTGCTCTAGATTTTGAAGAATACCGATGGAGTAATGACGTTGATTTTATTGCTTCTGTTGGTACAGAAGGATACAAATATCTACGTACAGTAGTATTTGATGATGGACATGAAGCATTATTTCGTGATTTAAGTAAAATTCAAATTGGACGCAGTACAACCGATCAGTATGGGATACGCATGACAGTTTGTGTAGACGATGTCTTTATTAAGATAGAAATTATTGCTGAAAGTCGTTTTCAACTAGACCCTCCGAGATACCCCAAATGGTCGCCTGTTCCGTGCTTAAGTTTAAATGATTGTTTCACCTCTAAACTACTGGCAAATTCTGACCGATACATGGATGATGGTGTAGAATCCAGAGATTTAATCGATTTAGCGGTTCTCAGGTTACAATCTCCAATACCTCAACCATCAATTGATAAAGCTGAAGAGGCTTACGAAGTCATAAGGCCTTTAAAAAAAGCGCTCGAACGCTTTCAGCAAAGACCAGATTACAGACAAACGTGTTTTGAGGGTCTACAAGTTGATGAATCTCAGATACCTAAAATTATTGATGGTGTTGATTTGCTTTCTATGGATTTAGGTTTATCTCAAACTCAAAGGGTTTTTCGAGAACAGCATGATATATTTACTGATTTAGAAAAACAAGAAGATTCTTAA
- a CDS encoding tyrosine-type recombinase/integrase, with product MYETGKPSSRVPKITPRNNNGGIIIRFQYQGKQYSISPGGKYSDKLAIANANKIASQIKTDILAGYFDPTLEKYQPKVKQPDNVVSINKDVALSLKELWEQYKLAKRASVAETTQKEKWSQIDRCLTKVSPEILNPENARLLIPELLKAYSSTTLERIINDIHACSHWAFETGLISINPWRRLKQQLPDKPQSSRTKKAYSRDEVNAIIQAFRGDWYCNSKSAFKDSWYADFIEFLFLTGCRPEDAIALTWEQVKERVIVFDKAYSCGVLKSTKNNKARMFPITPQIRELLDRRLTSVSTIPTKLVFPAQNGNYINLRNFTQRYTKRIIENLVSEGKVKQYLPTYNLRNTSITHYLRQGVDIATVAALMETSEEMINQHYWSPDDDIINNNVQLPEI from the coding sequence ATGTACGAGACTGGGAAGCCTTCATCTAGAGTACCTAAGATTACCCCACGTAACAATAATGGCGGAATCATAATCAGGTTTCAATACCAAGGGAAGCAATACTCTATCTCTCCAGGTGGAAAATATAGCGATAAGCTGGCAATTGCAAATGCTAATAAGATCGCTAGCCAAATTAAAACAGACATTCTTGCTGGTTACTTTGACCCCACACTAGAGAAGTATCAGCCAAAAGTGAAACAACCTGATAACGTTGTTTCAATCAATAAGGATGTAGCACTGAGCCTAAAAGAATTGTGGGAACAGTACAAATTAGCGAAACGAGCGAGTGTGGCTGAGACAACTCAAAAAGAAAAATGGTCACAGATTGATAGATGCTTAACTAAAGTCTCACCTGAGATACTCAATCCAGAGAATGCTCGGTTGTTGATACCAGAATTACTCAAAGCCTATTCTAGTACTACACTGGAGAGAATCATTAACGATATACACGCTTGTAGCCATTGGGCTTTCGAGACTGGGTTAATCAGCATTAACCCTTGGAGGAGATTGAAACAGCAGTTACCAGATAAACCTCAAAGCAGTAGAACAAAAAAAGCATACTCAAGGGATGAAGTCAACGCTATTATTCAAGCGTTTAGAGGTGATTGGTACTGCAACTCCAAGTCAGCTTTCAAGGATAGCTGGTATGCTGACTTTATCGAGTTTTTGTTTCTTACTGGTTGTCGTCCTGAAGATGCGATCGCGTTAACTTGGGAACAGGTCAAGGAACGAGTTATCGTGTTTGATAAAGCTTACTCTTGCGGCGTTTTGAAAAGTACGAAAAACAATAAGGCTCGAATGTTTCCCATAACGCCACAAATCAGAGAGTTACTAGATCGGCGCTTAACCTCTGTTTCTACCATTCCTACCAAACTGGTATTTCCCGCACAAAACGGTAATTACATCAACCTCAGAAACTTCACACAACGGTACACCAAGAGGATTATAGAAAATTTAGTGAGTGAAGGTAAAGTGAAACAATACTTACCTACTTACAATCTCAGAAACACAAGTATCACTCATTATCTCCGTCAAGGTGTAGACATAGCTACTGTGGCGGCGCTAATGGAAACGAGTGAAGAAATGATTAATCAGCACTACTGGAGTCCAGATGATGACATCATCAACAACAATGTTCAATTACCGGAAATTTAG
- a CDS encoding DNA primase family protein — protein sequence MFLCNEVTNKNQSIKEILLCYLAAILKGRADLQQFLHLVGSGGTGKSTFVKLAISLIGSNNVCSTTLNDFCVKTFGVANVHQKRLVVFADQSKYTRDVQKFKSLTGQDELQAEKKYEQPFQFRFDGMVIMASNDLVFDTHNSSWLTRRQILIFFKQTVDKTKRRDLEKEFQPELNALTQYLLAIPDETVTQVLRNAADNPELAQYSLEQQISNNPMAGWIDECVIRGANTKSSIGSDREDAATLFGSYTQWCRKSGNYAPNTRNFSPHLLDFCNSIMGWKDVKKVRSNKGYCIQGLRLREPGKDDDLPSPLAGSVESNLHSEG from the coding sequence TTGTTCTTATGCAATGAAGTCACGAACAAGAATCAGTCAATCAAAGAAATTCTATTATGCTATTTGGCTGCAATTCTAAAAGGTCGTGCCGATCTCCAACAGTTCTTGCATCTAGTTGGTTCTGGTGGCACGGGTAAAAGTACATTTGTTAAACTTGCAATATCTTTGATAGGTAGTAATAATGTATGTAGCACTACTCTGAACGATTTTTGTGTTAAAACTTTTGGAGTTGCGAATGTTCACCAAAAGCGATTGGTAGTATTTGCAGATCAAAGTAAATATACGAGAGATGTGCAAAAATTTAAGTCACTTACAGGACAAGATGAGCTTCAAGCAGAAAAAAAATATGAACAACCGTTTCAATTTAGATTTGATGGTATGGTCATCATGGCATCAAATGACCTGGTGTTTGATACTCATAACTCATCTTGGTTGACAAGGAGACAGATTTTAATTTTCTTCAAACAAACTGTAGACAAAACAAAGCGTAGAGATTTAGAAAAAGAGTTTCAACCTGAGTTGAACGCATTAACTCAATATTTACTGGCTATCCCTGATGAAACAGTTACTCAAGTATTGAGGAATGCAGCCGATAACCCAGAACTCGCTCAATATAGTTTGGAGCAACAAATCAGTAATAATCCTATGGCGGGTTGGATTGATGAGTGCGTTATCCGAGGTGCCAATACCAAAAGTTCAATAGGGAGTGATAGAGAAGACGCCGCAACTCTATTTGGTAGCTATACACAATGGTGCCGTAAGTCTGGTAATTATGCTCCCAATACGCGGAATTTTAGCCCCCACCTACTGGATTTTTGCAACTCTATTATGGGATGGAAGGATGTAAAAAAAGTTCGTAGTAACAAAGGTTATTGCATTCAGGGCTTGAGATTGCGGGAACCTGGTAAGGACGATGATCTGCCTTCACCACTAGCAGGCAGTGTAGAGTCAAACCTACACAGTGAAGGGTAG